A stretch of the Elephas maximus indicus isolate mEleMax1 chromosome 3, mEleMax1 primary haplotype, whole genome shotgun sequence genome encodes the following:
- the PLEKHG5 gene encoding pleckstrin homology domain-containing family G member 5 isoform X7 — protein MNSVLTEYGSPPRSWLGQRMGTDDRSPAKEKGLRCQNPDCMDKGRAAKVCHHADCQRLHHQGPLNLCEACDSKFHSAMHYDGHVRFDLPPQGSVLARNVSTRSCPPCTSLAVDLEEEEEGSMDGKGDRKSTGLRLSKKKARRRHTDDPSKECFTLKFDLNVDIETEIVPAMKKKSLGEVLLPVFERKGIALGKVDIYLDQSNTPLSLTFEAYRFGGHYLRVKAKPGDEGKVEQGVKDSKSLSLPILRPAGARAPSLERGDPQSRRESLDILAPGRRRKNMSEFLGEVSIPGQEPPTPSSCSLPSGSSGGPSSTGGDSWKNRAASRFSGFFSSGPSTSAFGREADKMEQLEGKLHAYSLFGLPRLPRRLRFDHDSWEEEEEEDEDEDEDGACVQLEDSWRELIDGHEKLTRRQCHQQEAVWELLHTEASYIKKLRVITNLFLCCLLNLQESGLLCEVEAERLFSNITEIARLHRGLWRSVMAPVLEKARRTRALLQPGDFFKGFKMFGSLFKPYIRYCMEEEGCMEYMRGLLRDNDLFRAYVTWAEKHQQCQRLKLSDMLAKPHQRLTKYPLLLKSVLRKTDEPRAKEAVVTMIGSMERFIHHVNACMRQRQERQRLAAVVSRVDAYEVVEGSNDEVDKLLKEFLQLDLTAPIPGASPEETRQLLLEGSLRMKEGKDSKMDVYCFLFTDLLLVTKAVKKAERTKVIRPPLLVDKIVCRELRDPGSFLLIYLNEFHSAVGAYTFQASGQALCRGWVDAIYNAQNQLQQLRAQEHPGSQQPLQSLEEEEDEQEEEEEEEEEDGESSTSAASSPTILRKSSNSINSQHCASDGSTETLAMVVVEPGETLSSPEFEGGPFSSQSDETSLSTTASSITPISELLPLGPVDGRSCSMDSAYGTLSPTSLQDFVAPAPVVEPVPRLPELPQAPSPPPSPRLRRRTPVQLLPRLPHLLKSKSEASLLQLLSGTATRGVPLAPSRSLSELCLATAAPRSRTQGSPQEAGPRWDCQGAPSPGSGPELSEPEDGTSGLAGEPTGPTGRRHRELPSGVSPRVQPEPPPGISAQHRKLTLAQLYRIRTTLLLNSTLTAS, from the exons GTATGCCACCACGCCGACTGCCAgcggctgcaccaccaggggccccTCAACCTCTGTGAGGCCTGTGACAGCAAGTTCCACAGTGCCATGCATTACGACGGGCACGTCCGCTTCGACTTGCCACCCCAAG GCTCTGTCCTGGCCCGGAATGTGTCTACCCGGTCATGCCCCCCATGCACCAGCCTTGCAGTGGacttggaggaggaggaggaaggttcCATGGATGGCAAAGG GGACCGGAAGAGCACAGGCCTAAGACTCtccaagaagaaagcaaggagaAGACACACAGAT GACCCTAGCAAGGAGTGCTTCACCCTCAAATTCGACCTGAATGTGGACATTGAGACAGAGATTGTACCAGCCATGAAGAAGAAGTCGCTGGG AGAGGTGCTGCTGCCTGTGTTTGAGAGGAAgggcatcgcattgggcaaagtGGACATCTACCTGGACCAGTCCAATACACCCCTGTCCCTCACCTTTGAGGCCTACAGGTTTGGAGGACACTACCTGCGGGTCAAAG CCAAGCCTGGGGATGAAGGCAAGGTGGAGCAGGGAGTGAAGGACTCGAAGTCACTGAGCCTGCCAATACTGCGGCCAGCTGGGGCCAGGGCCCCCAGTCTGGAACGTGGGGACCCTCAGAGCCGCCGGGAAAGCCTCGACATCTTG GCCCCTGGCCGCCGCCGCAAGAACATGTCTGAGTTCCTGGGGGAGGTAAGCATCCCTGGGCAGGAGCCCCCCACTCCCTCCAGCTGCTCTCTGCCCAGCGGCAGCAGTGGTGGTCCCAGCAGCACGGGTGGTGATAGCTGGAAGAATCGGGCGGCCAGTCGCTTCAGTGGCTTCTTCAGCTCAGGCCCCAGCACCAGCGCCTTCGGCCGG GAGGCAGACAAGATGGAGCAGCTGGAGGGCAAGCTGCATGCCTATAGCCTCTTTGGGCTGCCCCGGCTACCCCGGAGACTGCGCTTCGACCACGACtcctgggaggaggaggaggaggaggatgaggacGAGGATGAGGACGGTGCCTGCGTGCAGCTGGAGGACAGCTGGCGGGAGCTCATTGATGGGCATGAG AAGCTGACGCGCCGGCAGTGCCACCAGCAGGAGGCAGTGTGGGAGCTCCTGCACACCGAGGCCTCCTACATCAAGAAGCTGCGGGTGATCACCAAT CTCTTCCTGTGCTGCCTCCTGAACCTGCAAGAGTCAGGGCTCCTGTGTGAG GTGGAGGCGGAGCGCCTGTTCAGCAACATCACAGAGATCGCGCGGCTGCACCGCGGGCTGTGGAGGAGCGTGATGGCGCCGGTGCTGGAGAAGGCGCGGCGCACGCGGGCGTTGCTGCAGCCCGGGGACTTCTTTAAGGGATTCAAGATG TTCGGCTCACTCTTCAAGCCCTACATCCGATACTGCATGGAGGAGGAGGGCTGCATGGAGTACATGCGCGGCCTGCTGCGCGACAACGACCTCTTCCGAGCCTATGTTACG TGGGCGGAGAAGCACCAGCAGTGCCAGCGGTTGAAGCTGAGTGACATGCTGGCCAAGCCCCACCAGCGGCTCACCAAGTACCCGCTGCTCCTCAAGTCGGTGCTGAGGAAGACTGATGAGCCGCGAGCCAAAGAGGCCGTCGTCACCATG ATCGGCTCCATGGAGCGCTTCATTCACCATGTGAATGCGTGCATGCGGCAGCGACAAGAGCGGCAGCGGCTGGCAGCGGTGGTGAGCCGCGTTGACGCCTACGAGGTGGTGGAGGGCAGCAACGATGAGGTGGACAAG cTCTTGAAGGAATTTCTGCAGCTGGACTTAACAGCGCCCATCCCTGGTGCCTCCCCAGAAGAGACACGACAGCTGCTGTTGGAGGGGAGCCTGAGAATGAAGGAGGGGAAGGACAGCAAG ATGGACGTGTACTGCTTCCTCTTCACGGACCTGCTCTTGGTGACCAAAGCGGTGAAGAAGGCCGAGAGGACCAAGGTCATCAGGCCACCGTTGCTAGTGGACAAGATCGTGTGTCGGGAGCTGCGGGACCCTG GGTCCTTCCTCCTCATCTACCTGAATGAGTTCCATAGCGCCGTGGGGGCCTACACGTTCCAGGCCAGCGGCCAGGCCTTATGCCGCGGCTGGGTGGATGCCATTTACAATGCCCAG AACCAGCTGCAGCAGCTGCGTGCACAGGAGCACCCAGGCAGCCAGCAGCCCCTGCAGAgcctggaggaagaggaggatgagcaggaggaggaagaggaggaggaggaggaagatggaGAGAGCAGCACTTCGGCTGCAAGCTCCCCCACCATCTTGCGCAAAAGCAGCAATAGCATCAACTCTCAGCACTG TGCCTCGGATGGCTCCACAGAGACCCTCGCCATGGTAGTGGTAGAGCCTGGGGAGACATTGTCCTCACCTGAGTTTGAGGGCGGCCCCTTCAGCTCCCAGTCGGACGAGACCTCTCTCAGCACCACGGCCTCCTCCATCACTCCCATCAGCGAGCTGCTGCCCCTGGGCCCGGTGGATGGCCGCTCCTGCTCCATGGACTCTGCCTATGGCACCCTCTCACCCACCTCCTTGCAAGACTTTGTGGCCCCAGCTCCTGTGGTGGAGCCAGTGCCCCGGCTCCCAGAGTTGCCTCAagccccctcacccccaccctcaccccgtCTCCGCCGCCGCACCCCTGTCCAGCTGTTGCCCCGTCTGCCCCACTTGCTCAAGTCCAAATCGGAGGCCAGCCTCCTCCAGCTGCTGTCAGGGACTGCCACCCGTGGAGTGCCTCTAGCACCCAGCCGCAGTCTGTCGGAGCTCTGCCTGGCCACTGCAGCCCCCAGATCTAGGACTCAGGGTTCCCCTCAGGAAGCTGGACCCCGCTGGGATTGCCAGGGGGCACCCAGCCCTGGCAGTGGCCCTGAGCTGTCGGAACCGGAGGATGGAACCAGTGGCCTGGCTGGGGAGCCCACAGGCCCCACCGGGAGGAGGCACAGGGAGCTGCCCTCAGGGGTCTCGCCCAGGGTGCAGCCTGAACCCCCTCCAGG
- the PLEKHG5 gene encoding pleckstrin homology domain-containing family G member 5 isoform X4: MGTGPGVSGRRAASRPGPGLPSPDSAPSWARGRARDGEGQVCHHADCQRLHHQGPLNLCEACDSKFHSAMHYDGHVRFDLPPQGSVLARNVSTRSCPPCTSLAVDLEEEEEGSMDGKGDRKSTGLRLSKKKARRRHTDDPSKECFTLKFDLNVDIETEIVPAMKKKSLGEVLLPVFERKGIALGKVDIYLDQSNTPLSLTFEAYRFGGHYLRVKAKPGDEGKVEQGVKDSKSLSLPILRPAGARAPSLERGDPQSRRESLDILAPGRRRKNMSEFLGEVSIPGQEPPTPSSCSLPSGSSGGPSSTGGDSWKNRAASRFSGFFSSGPSTSAFGREADKMEQLEGKLHAYSLFGLPRLPRRLRFDHDSWEEEEEEDEDEDEDGACVQLEDSWRELIDGHEKLTRRQCHQQEAVWELLHTEASYIKKLRVITNLFLCCLLNLQESGLLCEVEAERLFSNITEIARLHRGLWRSVMAPVLEKARRTRALLQPGDFFKGFKMFGSLFKPYIRYCMEEEGCMEYMRGLLRDNDLFRAYVTWAEKHQQCQRLKLSDMLAKPHQRLTKYPLLLKSVLRKTDEPRAKEAVVTMIGSMERFIHHVNACMRQRQERQRLAAVVSRVDAYEVVEGSNDEVDKLLKEFLQLDLTAPIPGASPEETRQLLLEGSLRMKEGKDSKMDVYCFLFTDLLLVTKAVKKAERTKVIRPPLLVDKIVCRELRDPGSFLLIYLNEFHSAVGAYTFQASGQALCRGWVDAIYNAQNQLQQLRAQEHPGSQQPLQSLEEEEDEQEEEEEEEEEDGESSTSAASSPTILRKSSNSINSQHCASDGSTETLAMVVVEPGETLSSPEFEGGPFSSQSDETSLSTTASSITPISELLPLGPVDGRSCSMDSAYGTLSPTSLQDFVAPAPVVEPVPRLPELPQAPSPPPSPRLRRRTPVQLLPRLPHLLKSKSEASLLQLLSGTATRGVPLAPSRSLSELCLATAAPRSRTQGSPQEAGPRWDCQGAPSPGSGPELSEPEDGTSGLAGEPTGPTGRRHRELPSGVSPRVQPEPPPGISAQHRKLTLAQLYRIRTTLLLNSTLTAS, encoded by the exons GTATGCCACCACGCCGACTGCCAgcggctgcaccaccaggggccccTCAACCTCTGTGAGGCCTGTGACAGCAAGTTCCACAGTGCCATGCATTACGACGGGCACGTCCGCTTCGACTTGCCACCCCAAG GCTCTGTCCTGGCCCGGAATGTGTCTACCCGGTCATGCCCCCCATGCACCAGCCTTGCAGTGGacttggaggaggaggaggaaggttcCATGGATGGCAAAGG GGACCGGAAGAGCACAGGCCTAAGACTCtccaagaagaaagcaaggagaAGACACACAGAT GACCCTAGCAAGGAGTGCTTCACCCTCAAATTCGACCTGAATGTGGACATTGAGACAGAGATTGTACCAGCCATGAAGAAGAAGTCGCTGGG AGAGGTGCTGCTGCCTGTGTTTGAGAGGAAgggcatcgcattgggcaaagtGGACATCTACCTGGACCAGTCCAATACACCCCTGTCCCTCACCTTTGAGGCCTACAGGTTTGGAGGACACTACCTGCGGGTCAAAG CCAAGCCTGGGGATGAAGGCAAGGTGGAGCAGGGAGTGAAGGACTCGAAGTCACTGAGCCTGCCAATACTGCGGCCAGCTGGGGCCAGGGCCCCCAGTCTGGAACGTGGGGACCCTCAGAGCCGCCGGGAAAGCCTCGACATCTTG GCCCCTGGCCGCCGCCGCAAGAACATGTCTGAGTTCCTGGGGGAGGTAAGCATCCCTGGGCAGGAGCCCCCCACTCCCTCCAGCTGCTCTCTGCCCAGCGGCAGCAGTGGTGGTCCCAGCAGCACGGGTGGTGATAGCTGGAAGAATCGGGCGGCCAGTCGCTTCAGTGGCTTCTTCAGCTCAGGCCCCAGCACCAGCGCCTTCGGCCGG GAGGCAGACAAGATGGAGCAGCTGGAGGGCAAGCTGCATGCCTATAGCCTCTTTGGGCTGCCCCGGCTACCCCGGAGACTGCGCTTCGACCACGACtcctgggaggaggaggaggaggaggatgaggacGAGGATGAGGACGGTGCCTGCGTGCAGCTGGAGGACAGCTGGCGGGAGCTCATTGATGGGCATGAG AAGCTGACGCGCCGGCAGTGCCACCAGCAGGAGGCAGTGTGGGAGCTCCTGCACACCGAGGCCTCCTACATCAAGAAGCTGCGGGTGATCACCAAT CTCTTCCTGTGCTGCCTCCTGAACCTGCAAGAGTCAGGGCTCCTGTGTGAG GTGGAGGCGGAGCGCCTGTTCAGCAACATCACAGAGATCGCGCGGCTGCACCGCGGGCTGTGGAGGAGCGTGATGGCGCCGGTGCTGGAGAAGGCGCGGCGCACGCGGGCGTTGCTGCAGCCCGGGGACTTCTTTAAGGGATTCAAGATG TTCGGCTCACTCTTCAAGCCCTACATCCGATACTGCATGGAGGAGGAGGGCTGCATGGAGTACATGCGCGGCCTGCTGCGCGACAACGACCTCTTCCGAGCCTATGTTACG TGGGCGGAGAAGCACCAGCAGTGCCAGCGGTTGAAGCTGAGTGACATGCTGGCCAAGCCCCACCAGCGGCTCACCAAGTACCCGCTGCTCCTCAAGTCGGTGCTGAGGAAGACTGATGAGCCGCGAGCCAAAGAGGCCGTCGTCACCATG ATCGGCTCCATGGAGCGCTTCATTCACCATGTGAATGCGTGCATGCGGCAGCGACAAGAGCGGCAGCGGCTGGCAGCGGTGGTGAGCCGCGTTGACGCCTACGAGGTGGTGGAGGGCAGCAACGATGAGGTGGACAAG cTCTTGAAGGAATTTCTGCAGCTGGACTTAACAGCGCCCATCCCTGGTGCCTCCCCAGAAGAGACACGACAGCTGCTGTTGGAGGGGAGCCTGAGAATGAAGGAGGGGAAGGACAGCAAG ATGGACGTGTACTGCTTCCTCTTCACGGACCTGCTCTTGGTGACCAAAGCGGTGAAGAAGGCCGAGAGGACCAAGGTCATCAGGCCACCGTTGCTAGTGGACAAGATCGTGTGTCGGGAGCTGCGGGACCCTG GGTCCTTCCTCCTCATCTACCTGAATGAGTTCCATAGCGCCGTGGGGGCCTACACGTTCCAGGCCAGCGGCCAGGCCTTATGCCGCGGCTGGGTGGATGCCATTTACAATGCCCAG AACCAGCTGCAGCAGCTGCGTGCACAGGAGCACCCAGGCAGCCAGCAGCCCCTGCAGAgcctggaggaagaggaggatgagcaggaggaggaagaggaggaggaggaggaagatggaGAGAGCAGCACTTCGGCTGCAAGCTCCCCCACCATCTTGCGCAAAAGCAGCAATAGCATCAACTCTCAGCACTG TGCCTCGGATGGCTCCACAGAGACCCTCGCCATGGTAGTGGTAGAGCCTGGGGAGACATTGTCCTCACCTGAGTTTGAGGGCGGCCCCTTCAGCTCCCAGTCGGACGAGACCTCTCTCAGCACCACGGCCTCCTCCATCACTCCCATCAGCGAGCTGCTGCCCCTGGGCCCGGTGGATGGCCGCTCCTGCTCCATGGACTCTGCCTATGGCACCCTCTCACCCACCTCCTTGCAAGACTTTGTGGCCCCAGCTCCTGTGGTGGAGCCAGTGCCCCGGCTCCCAGAGTTGCCTCAagccccctcacccccaccctcaccccgtCTCCGCCGCCGCACCCCTGTCCAGCTGTTGCCCCGTCTGCCCCACTTGCTCAAGTCCAAATCGGAGGCCAGCCTCCTCCAGCTGCTGTCAGGGACTGCCACCCGTGGAGTGCCTCTAGCACCCAGCCGCAGTCTGTCGGAGCTCTGCCTGGCCACTGCAGCCCCCAGATCTAGGACTCAGGGTTCCCCTCAGGAAGCTGGACCCCGCTGGGATTGCCAGGGGGCACCCAGCCCTGGCAGTGGCCCTGAGCTGTCGGAACCGGAGGATGGAACCAGTGGCCTGGCTGGGGAGCCCACAGGCCCCACCGGGAGGAGGCACAGGGAGCTGCCCTCAGGGGTCTCGCCCAGGGTGCAGCCTGAACCCCCTCCAGG
- the PLEKHG5 gene encoding pleckstrin homology domain-containing family G member 5 isoform X1, which yields MNSVLTEYGSPPRSWLGQRMGTDDRSPAKEKGLRCQNPDCMDKGRAAKKVWGQRRYESRPGEVCHHADCQRLHHQGPLNLCEACDSKFHSAMHYDGHVRFDLPPQGSVLARNVSTRSCPPCTSLAVDLEEEEEGSMDGKGDRKSTGLRLSKKKARRRHTDDPSKECFTLKFDLNVDIETEIVPAMKKKSLGEVLLPVFERKGIALGKVDIYLDQSNTPLSLTFEAYRFGGHYLRVKAKPGDEGKVEQGVKDSKSLSLPILRPAGARAPSLERGDPQSRRESLDILAPGRRRKNMSEFLGEVSIPGQEPPTPSSCSLPSGSSGGPSSTGGDSWKNRAASRFSGFFSSGPSTSAFGREADKMEQLEGKLHAYSLFGLPRLPRRLRFDHDSWEEEEEEDEDEDEDGACVQLEDSWRELIDGHEKLTRRQCHQQEAVWELLHTEASYIKKLRVITNLFLCCLLNLQESGLLCEVEAERLFSNITEIARLHRGLWRSVMAPVLEKARRTRALLQPGDFFKGFKMFGSLFKPYIRYCMEEEGCMEYMRGLLRDNDLFRAYVTWAEKHQQCQRLKLSDMLAKPHQRLTKYPLLLKSVLRKTDEPRAKEAVVTMIGSMERFIHHVNACMRQRQERQRLAAVVSRVDAYEVVEGSNDEVDKLLKEFLQLDLTAPIPGASPEETRQLLLEGSLRMKEGKDSKMDVYCFLFTDLLLVTKAVKKAERTKVIRPPLLVDKIVCRELRDPGSFLLIYLNEFHSAVGAYTFQASGQALCRGWVDAIYNAQNQLQQLRAQEHPGSQQPLQSLEEEEDEQEEEEEEEEEDGESSTSAASSPTILRKSSNSINSQHCASDGSTETLAMVVVEPGETLSSPEFEGGPFSSQSDETSLSTTASSITPISELLPLGPVDGRSCSMDSAYGTLSPTSLQDFVAPAPVVEPVPRLPELPQAPSPPPSPRLRRRTPVQLLPRLPHLLKSKSEASLLQLLSGTATRGVPLAPSRSLSELCLATAAPRSRTQGSPQEAGPRWDCQGAPSPGSGPELSEPEDGTSGLAGEPTGPTGRRHRELPSGVSPRVQPEPPPGISAQHRKLTLAQLYRIRTTLLLNSTLTAS from the exons aaggtttgggggcagAGAAGATATGAAAGTCGCCCAGGAGAG GTATGCCACCACGCCGACTGCCAgcggctgcaccaccaggggccccTCAACCTCTGTGAGGCCTGTGACAGCAAGTTCCACAGTGCCATGCATTACGACGGGCACGTCCGCTTCGACTTGCCACCCCAAG GCTCTGTCCTGGCCCGGAATGTGTCTACCCGGTCATGCCCCCCATGCACCAGCCTTGCAGTGGacttggaggaggaggaggaaggttcCATGGATGGCAAAGG GGACCGGAAGAGCACAGGCCTAAGACTCtccaagaagaaagcaaggagaAGACACACAGAT GACCCTAGCAAGGAGTGCTTCACCCTCAAATTCGACCTGAATGTGGACATTGAGACAGAGATTGTACCAGCCATGAAGAAGAAGTCGCTGGG AGAGGTGCTGCTGCCTGTGTTTGAGAGGAAgggcatcgcattgggcaaagtGGACATCTACCTGGACCAGTCCAATACACCCCTGTCCCTCACCTTTGAGGCCTACAGGTTTGGAGGACACTACCTGCGGGTCAAAG CCAAGCCTGGGGATGAAGGCAAGGTGGAGCAGGGAGTGAAGGACTCGAAGTCACTGAGCCTGCCAATACTGCGGCCAGCTGGGGCCAGGGCCCCCAGTCTGGAACGTGGGGACCCTCAGAGCCGCCGGGAAAGCCTCGACATCTTG GCCCCTGGCCGCCGCCGCAAGAACATGTCTGAGTTCCTGGGGGAGGTAAGCATCCCTGGGCAGGAGCCCCCCACTCCCTCCAGCTGCTCTCTGCCCAGCGGCAGCAGTGGTGGTCCCAGCAGCACGGGTGGTGATAGCTGGAAGAATCGGGCGGCCAGTCGCTTCAGTGGCTTCTTCAGCTCAGGCCCCAGCACCAGCGCCTTCGGCCGG GAGGCAGACAAGATGGAGCAGCTGGAGGGCAAGCTGCATGCCTATAGCCTCTTTGGGCTGCCCCGGCTACCCCGGAGACTGCGCTTCGACCACGACtcctgggaggaggaggaggaggaggatgaggacGAGGATGAGGACGGTGCCTGCGTGCAGCTGGAGGACAGCTGGCGGGAGCTCATTGATGGGCATGAG AAGCTGACGCGCCGGCAGTGCCACCAGCAGGAGGCAGTGTGGGAGCTCCTGCACACCGAGGCCTCCTACATCAAGAAGCTGCGGGTGATCACCAAT CTCTTCCTGTGCTGCCTCCTGAACCTGCAAGAGTCAGGGCTCCTGTGTGAG GTGGAGGCGGAGCGCCTGTTCAGCAACATCACAGAGATCGCGCGGCTGCACCGCGGGCTGTGGAGGAGCGTGATGGCGCCGGTGCTGGAGAAGGCGCGGCGCACGCGGGCGTTGCTGCAGCCCGGGGACTTCTTTAAGGGATTCAAGATG TTCGGCTCACTCTTCAAGCCCTACATCCGATACTGCATGGAGGAGGAGGGCTGCATGGAGTACATGCGCGGCCTGCTGCGCGACAACGACCTCTTCCGAGCCTATGTTACG TGGGCGGAGAAGCACCAGCAGTGCCAGCGGTTGAAGCTGAGTGACATGCTGGCCAAGCCCCACCAGCGGCTCACCAAGTACCCGCTGCTCCTCAAGTCGGTGCTGAGGAAGACTGATGAGCCGCGAGCCAAAGAGGCCGTCGTCACCATG ATCGGCTCCATGGAGCGCTTCATTCACCATGTGAATGCGTGCATGCGGCAGCGACAAGAGCGGCAGCGGCTGGCAGCGGTGGTGAGCCGCGTTGACGCCTACGAGGTGGTGGAGGGCAGCAACGATGAGGTGGACAAG cTCTTGAAGGAATTTCTGCAGCTGGACTTAACAGCGCCCATCCCTGGTGCCTCCCCAGAAGAGACACGACAGCTGCTGTTGGAGGGGAGCCTGAGAATGAAGGAGGGGAAGGACAGCAAG ATGGACGTGTACTGCTTCCTCTTCACGGACCTGCTCTTGGTGACCAAAGCGGTGAAGAAGGCCGAGAGGACCAAGGTCATCAGGCCACCGTTGCTAGTGGACAAGATCGTGTGTCGGGAGCTGCGGGACCCTG GGTCCTTCCTCCTCATCTACCTGAATGAGTTCCATAGCGCCGTGGGGGCCTACACGTTCCAGGCCAGCGGCCAGGCCTTATGCCGCGGCTGGGTGGATGCCATTTACAATGCCCAG AACCAGCTGCAGCAGCTGCGTGCACAGGAGCACCCAGGCAGCCAGCAGCCCCTGCAGAgcctggaggaagaggaggatgagcaggaggaggaagaggaggaggaggaggaagatggaGAGAGCAGCACTTCGGCTGCAAGCTCCCCCACCATCTTGCGCAAAAGCAGCAATAGCATCAACTCTCAGCACTG TGCCTCGGATGGCTCCACAGAGACCCTCGCCATGGTAGTGGTAGAGCCTGGGGAGACATTGTCCTCACCTGAGTTTGAGGGCGGCCCCTTCAGCTCCCAGTCGGACGAGACCTCTCTCAGCACCACGGCCTCCTCCATCACTCCCATCAGCGAGCTGCTGCCCCTGGGCCCGGTGGATGGCCGCTCCTGCTCCATGGACTCTGCCTATGGCACCCTCTCACCCACCTCCTTGCAAGACTTTGTGGCCCCAGCTCCTGTGGTGGAGCCAGTGCCCCGGCTCCCAGAGTTGCCTCAagccccctcacccccaccctcaccccgtCTCCGCCGCCGCACCCCTGTCCAGCTGTTGCCCCGTCTGCCCCACTTGCTCAAGTCCAAATCGGAGGCCAGCCTCCTCCAGCTGCTGTCAGGGACTGCCACCCGTGGAGTGCCTCTAGCACCCAGCCGCAGTCTGTCGGAGCTCTGCCTGGCCACTGCAGCCCCCAGATCTAGGACTCAGGGTTCCCCTCAGGAAGCTGGACCCCGCTGGGATTGCCAGGGGGCACCCAGCCCTGGCAGTGGCCCTGAGCTGTCGGAACCGGAGGATGGAACCAGTGGCCTGGCTGGGGAGCCCACAGGCCCCACCGGGAGGAGGCACAGGGAGCTGCCCTCAGGGGTCTCGCCCAGGGTGCAGCCTGAACCCCCTCCAGG